The Humulus lupulus chromosome 3, drHumLupu1.1, whole genome shotgun sequence genome window below encodes:
- the LOC133823348 gene encoding 1-aminocyclopropane-1-carboxylate oxidase homolog, with translation MAKYDRGAELKAFHETKAGVKGLVDAGITEIPRIFHHPWSDDHYTKNSSSVSGETTVPISIPVIDLEGLDKDDVRRKKIVEKIGKASESSGFFQIINHGIPESVLEEMKEGVRRFFDQETEVKKELYTRDYSNPQKFQQQKNNNKKKILKMTEKPSQKFT, from the coding sequence ATGGCCAAATATGATAGAGGAGCTGAGCTTAAAGCTTTCCACGAAACTAAAGCTGGTGTCAAAGGACTTGTCGATGCTGGCATCACTGAGATTCCACGTATTTTTCATCATCCTTGGTCTGATGATCATTACACCAAGAACAGTAGTTCAGTTTCAGGAGAAACTACTGTACCGATCAGTATTCCAGTTATAGACCTTGAAGGTCTTGACAAAGACGATGTTCGACGAAAGAAGATTGTTGAGAAGATAGGAAAAGCTTCAGAGAGTAGTGGCTTCTTCCAAATTATCAACCATGGAATCCCTGAAAGTGTTTTGGAGGAGATGAAAGAAGGTGTTCGACGATTTTTCGACCAAGAAACTGAGGTGAAGAAAGAGCTTTATACTCGAGACTACTCGAATCCACAAAaatttcaacaacaaaaaaataataataaaaaaaaaatacttaaaatgaCTGAAAAACCCtcacaaaaattcacataa